CGATGCTTTAACTTTTGCTGCGGCAACCTTTCGTAATATTACTCGTAAAGATGGAGCTACTGCCTATTTATGGCACTTGTTAGCAGTCGCTTCTATGGTTGGAGAAGCAGGAGGGGATGAAGACCAAGTTATTGCTGGTATATTGCATGATTATTTAGAAGATATCGATGGTGGCTCATCAGCAATTCTTGCCACTCGTTTTGGTCCCAAAGTGGTTGATTATGTTGAGGCACTTTCAGATTGTACTACACGTCCAAAACCACCATGGCGTGAGCGCAAAGAAGGGCATATTGCCCGAATGCGCGAAGCTAGTGATGAAATTAAACTGATTGCTTTATGCGACAAAATCGATAATGCCCGAGCAACATTGCGTGATTATCGTGCTATTGGTGATGCTGTTTGGGAGAGATTTAATGCGCCTAAAGCAGAAACACTTTGGTATTATCGTGCAGTGTACGCAGCTATTGCTACAACCCTTAAACATCCAATGCTCGCTGAGCTTGATGAGTTAGTAAAAGCTTTACATCAAGCTACAGGAACATCATTTTAATTAAAGACAGCTATGCCGCAAATGCATAAGTATTCGCTGCATACACCACAAGGTATTATTGGGCCGGTTAAGCTTGATACGGTACGTGATCTAGTTGAAGCTGGCATTTTGCAAGCTGACACACTTGTGTCGCGTGATGGTGCTCCCCTTATAAATCTTTCAGCAATACCAGAATTTATATCATTTTTACGTTTGCCGGCATTAAAAGATATCAACCCAAATTATTCTGGCGATATCAGTATTTCATCCTTCATGCGTATGTTATTAAGATTGCATAATAACACATCAACTGGTGTTATGATCGTGCGTGACGCTACTCGTCGCAAGGATGTTTTTTTAGAATCTGGTACACCAGTATTTGTGACATCAACAATTGGTAAAGAGCGTCTCGGCGAGTTTTTAATTGCTCGCAATGAATTAGAACCAGAACAAGTACGTTTGGCGCTAACTAGTTCACAAGAATATGGAGAACCACTTGGTGTTGCAATAGTACGCTTGGGATATCTTTCAAAAGCAGCAGTACAGTTTGCATTGCGCGAGCAACAGTTTTATCGATTGATTGATTTATGTGGTTGGGAACATGGAAATTATAGTTTTTATGAAGATGTATATTATAAAGGAGAGAAATTAGATCTTGAGCTTTGTATGCCAGAACTTGCGGTTCGAGCCGCGCGACAAATTTCTGAGAGAATTATTTTAAAGAGACTTACAGATATTTTACCGATGATTGTAGTGGGTTTTAATGCAAAAGTTCTTGAGTTTTGTAGTAAATATTTAAACAGCGATGAGCGCGTGGCTTTGTCGGTTTTTGGTGGGGAGCGTTCGGCTGTGCAAGTGCTTATTGATGAGTCAAATAGTGCTGCTCGTCGTCGTGCGGTATTAACTGTGTTATATTTATTAGAAGAACTTGGTGGTTTACATTTGCGCAGTGCTGTTGATAAAACAAAAGTTTCAGATAAGCCTAATAGTGATTAATGATAACTCATTATAAAAATACATCGCAGCGTTTGTCGCAACGCTTGACTGAATTAGTTGTGCTAATAGAAGATAAGCAATCTCAAATACAACTGGATTTTTTGCTTGATTTATTAGGAGAGCGCTGCCATGCATTGTTTATTTTTATATTAGTTATACCATTTCTTCAGCCAATTCCGCTGCCTGGTGTTTCAACTGCATTTGGTTTGGCAATCGCATTATTAGGTGTGCAACTAACATTAGAGAAAAAACCATGGTTGCCACATTGGCTACGTAAACGACAACTTTCGACTGAGCGTATTGTTAAGATTTTTGCTGCGGGAAAAAACATTTTTCTTCGTTTTGAGAAAGTTATTCGTCCACGTTTGCAAATTTTGCATGCGCATCCAATTTGGCAGAGGATAACTGGGATAGTCATAACAATTGCTGGTTTATTACTCGCCATACCATTACCAATCCCTATATCGAATTTTTTACCAGCATTAATAGTGGCTTTATTATCCATAGGTATACTTGAAGAAGATGGCTTACTTATAATTTGGGGTTTTATTGCTTTCGTATTCTGCTTAGCATTTTTTGTGATGTTGGTTTTGCTGCCATATTTAGGCTGGCAATATGGCAAAGATTTTCTTTAGCTTGTGGTTTTTATGTTTAACCGGCTAATAAGGGCGAAAAATTTTGCCGTGGAGTAAAAAATTTAATGAGTAGCGTAGCAGTTGAATCTCAAAAACGACGTACTTTTGCCATTATCTCACATCCAGATGCTGGTAAAACAACGGTTACTGAGAAATTACTTTTATATGCTGGCGCCATTCATTTGGCAGGCTCAGTAAAAGCGCGCAAAAATTCCCGACATGCAATCAGTGATTGGATGAAGATGGAACAAGAGCGCGGTATCTCGGTAACATCATCTGTTTTACAATTTGGTTATAAACAAGCCGCATTAAATTTATTAGATACACCGGGACATGCAGATTTTTCTGAAGATACCTATCGTACATTAGCAGCGGTTGATTCTGCAATAATGCTTATTGATCATGCTAAGGGTGTTGAAGCAAGAACATTGCGTCTCTTTGAAGTATGCCGCATGCGCAAGCTACCAGTAGTAACTTTTATGAATAAACTTGATCGTGAAGGACGTGACCCTCTCGATCTATTAGATGATGTAAGCAAATCATTGAATATTGAAGTAGCGCCGCTTAACTGGCCTATTGGTAACGGTCGTGATTTTAAAGGGGTTATCGATATCCGATCCCAGATAGTGCATCTTTTTGCTGCTGATAGTCATGGTTCTACGATAGCAAAAGTTACTACGCTACCATTTGTTGAAAGTGAAAAGTTAATTGGTACACGTCTTTTTGATGAAACTAGTGAACAGCTTGAATTATTAGCCGCCGCTGGAACAGCATATAATCGTGATAGTTTTATGGCAGGTGAAGTGAGCCCAGTGTTTTGGGGTTCTGCGCTTACTAATTTTGGTGTCGGACCATTACTTGATTTTATTGCAGCTCATGCTGCACCACCAGCGGCGCGTATAGCTGAAGATGGCAATGTTATTAATCCAAACGACGAACGATTCAGCGGATTTATTTTTAAGATTCAGGCTAACATGAATCCGCGACATCGCGACCGTATTGCATTTCTACGGGTGGTCTCTGGCCGATTTAGTCGTGGTATGGAAACAGTATTAGGTCGATCTGGCGATAAGCTAAAGTTAGCAAAACCTCACTCTTTTATGGCGCAAGAGAGGTCGATAGTTGATGAAGCATGGCCTGGAGATATCGTTGGCTTGTATGACTCTGGGCAACTTCGTATCGGAGATACTTTATGTGAAGGTGCGCAATTTTCATTCTCTGGTATTCCACGTTTTGCTCCTGAGTATTTCGCTCAGCTTGTGGTTCGAGATGCGATGAAACGAAAAGCAGTAGACTCAGGGTTATCACAGTTATCTCACGAGGGTGTAATTCAATTGTTTTATAATTCTATATCTCGTCAAGAACCGTACCTTGGTGCGGTTGGGCAACTACAATTTGAAGTACTTAAAGAACGATTAAAAAATGAGTATGGTGCCGATGTTGCTTATCGTAGTTCACCATATCGTTGGGTGCGTTGGATTGGCGGTGAACCAGAAGGTCTTAAATGGTTAAAAGCCCGAAGAGATTATGCAATAATGCAAGACCGCAATGGCCGCCCAGTGTTGCTGGCAGAATCACAATTTTCTATTAACTATGCGCTTGAAAATGCACCTGGTTTGGTGCTCTATGATATTGAGCCATTATAAAAGTTAGCGTGGTTTTGGTGGTGCGCGTGCTGTTGCTTTGTCTGATACTACTGGTACTTGGCCCCAGTTTTCCATGGTTTTTTCATCAAGCAAAATAACCGGAAGTGGCTCACCACGGTCAGGGCTCCAATGTAAAAGCTCAGGTTCGTTGCCCCGTACTCGCAAAAAAGTATATTGCACACGTTCGCGAGGTATTAACACATCATGAGTAAAAACGGCTATCCAAGTGCCGGTATTATAATACCAAGCAGTTTCACCATGCGGTCTTTGCAAGCGTGTAGCAGTTTCTTCGTGAGTATGTCCAAAGGTAACTATGGGGACATCTAAAATATCTATAATACGTTGAGCTGCACGCTGTATTGGTTTTACGGGAGTAATGCGTGAATTTTTAAGTAAAGAATAAGCAAGAGCGCCTGCAGCGGTAATTAGCATAAAAAGATTAAGCGCCATAAATAGTACGGTTTTTAAAATGAAACCGGCGTTAAGAGCATTTATTGCCATTAGTCCAACAAACCACAAGCCTAGACCTGAAAGAACAACCAAACCAAAAGTGGCAAAGCCCATAACAAATTGCCAACTTAAACTGCGAATAGCGCGTAAGACATCAGCATTTACAGCTTTAAGTTTTTCAATAGCCAAAAGACGATTACCAAGGCCAGAAGTATTTGCAAGTTGACGTAATGATTTTTCATGTTGGCTTTGCAAATGATGCTTTGCCGATTGAGTAACAGTGGTTTTCGCGAGACGTCGTAAAACTTGCAAAGCAAATGGCAAATGACTTGCCATTACATTTAAAAATAAACTCGGCTGATTTAATAACAACCATTTAATATAACGAGGATTTGATTTACTGGTTGGTACTATAAAAGTTACGTGGCCAAAGCCATTATATAGATATTTTTGAAAGAAATTGCCAAGAGGCATGTCATGCTCAGCTTCATGAACGGTATCATCAACATTTGAAAGGTCACCTCTTAAATAATAATGATAAGCATTTTCTGGGTCATACTGGCATCCATGTTCTATCCAGATGCGGCCTGGTTCGTAATAAAACCAAGAATCAATTTTTAAGCCTGATAGCGCCCATTCGATTTCAAGAGGAGGCATTAGCTCGTGCAGCACCGATGCTATGGCATGACGAATTTCATTTTGCACAGGCGCCCATTGTACTTCGATATCATGATTGCCTGGTAGTATTATCACTTCGTGTCCACAACGGAGTATTTCGGCAATAGCTTGAACAAATCCGCGATGTCCTTGTAGGATTTGTGCGATAGTTCGTGCTGCAAGGGTAGGTGTATGCGGGGCGCCAAAACGGCGATCTAAGACTGATTTACTTGATGTTACTTTCTCTGGTTCAATGCGTAAAAGGTCAAAGATGTCGCCATTTAAGACAACTGTTAGGCCAATTTCTCGTTTAGCTGCGTCAGTACAGAGATAGCGAGCGAAACGTAATAAGTCATCATCATAAAAAAATGCTTCAAGTGCATAATAGCGGTCAGTTTTATAGTTCTTGCCACGACCCATATGCAGATCTGACAGAACTATTATGTCGCGTTGCCGCGCAGAATGTAGGGATCTCACCACTTGGGTTAGTTTAAACCTCTTCGCACCGAGATCCCAATAATTATAAAAGCTAGATGTAAAATTTTAATTGGCAGTTATAATGTGATAGTTTTACAAACGCAGTTGCAAAGCGACCCATTCATCACGTTGCAAGCGCATAACTACTTGGGGCAGATTGCGATTTTGTTTGACGGTGGCTTTTGCAATAGCATCTAGGACTTCATTTTCTTGATTGTGCAAAATACCTGATAGCACTAATGAACCGTCATGTTCAGTATGTGATACAAGAGGCATAGCTAATTCGATTAAAGTTTGAGCAAGAATATTTGCGACAACCCAATTAAAAGTGCCGGTAATCTGCATTAAAGGTTGTTCGCTGGTTTCAATAATATGACCAACACCATTTTGCATAATATTTTCATATGCAACTTTTACGGCAGTGGGGTCATTATCAATGGCGATTACTTTTTGACAGCCCAAAATTGCTGCAACGATTGCTAAAATACCAGAGCCACAACCAACATCAAGCAGTTCAATTTTTTGACCTACTGCATTGTCTAAACCCGCCTCAATTAATTCTACACATAATGCAGTAGTAGCGTGCTGACCGGTGCCAAAAGCTAATCCCGGGTCAAGAATTACCGGTAAGCTTTCTGTACGGGGTTGAAAGTCTTTTTCCCAAGAAGGGATAATGACTACTCGTTTGCCAATCTGTAATGGGGGGAAATGCTCTTGCCAACGAGTTGCCCAATCAGTATCGTTGCGTTTGCTTATGCTCATATTGGGAATATCGCTAACCCCAATACTCGTTAAGGTGTTGAGAGTTAATGCAGCTATCTCATCACGCGTCATTTCATCAGCAAAACAAAGGCGCAAGGTAGAATAGTTTTGGGGTGTCGTCGGTATTTGAACGCTATCTTGGGTGTTAAAAGCAGGAGGGGGTAAGTTTGTTGATAGTTGTTCACAACCCAGTGCCCCAGCTTCAATGAATAATGCACCAATGTCGTCAACTAGGGCATCAGGCACGATTACATCTACCTGCCACCAAGAATCGTTAGCTGTTTCTGAGTTCATTGTTTTAGGAGCATCCACTATTTAACTACACGCAAATGGTCGCGGCGCGGTGGTTGGCGTGATTTTTCATCTTCATTATTATCTGATGGAGTTTCATCTGATTGTGTAATGACTCGCAATTGCGGTTTTTTATTTTTTGCTGAAACACTATCATGGCTGGGGGTTTTGCGATTGATAATACCATTAGCAAATTCACTTGGCACATCTGCCGGGAATAGAATTGGACGTCCACTTACATGCGAAACCAATAAATAGATTGCTGACCAAGGCAAACGGCAGGGATAGGGTGTGCCTGAGAAAGTTAAGGTGGCATTAACCCCAACATCATCAAGCTGCATTGGTAAACCAAAACGATATGATAAATTTAAACGCAATTGCGCATCGCCACGTAAATGTTGCGGTACATCTACACCGTCACTGCGAGCATCAAGGGTGACAAGCACCATGCCTTGAGCTAAAAGCTCATTTAATACAGTTTTTTTACTTTCGCGGTCACGAACGTCCATACGGACCTATCATGGCAAACCTAGACGTAGATCTGCAATGGTACGAGGTAGTATTTTTGTTAAATACGATAAGAAGATCGACTTTTTTCAATTTTTAATAAAATTTGAGTCCCTTAAATATTCTTAGTTTTTTTTCACTGCCTTTTTAGCTTGCTGCCATAGCTTTTCAAGTTCTTCTAGCTTTGCATCGCGGGGGCTGCGTCCTTGTTGGCGTAGCTCCTGTTCCATATGTTCAAAGCGGCTTTGAAATTTGTTGGTTGCTTGTTGTAGCGCAGTTTCGGCATCTACACCCAAACGACGACTTAAATTGACCATAGTAAAAAGTAAGTCGCCAAATTCGTCAGTCACGGCGTTTTTATCATTTAGTGTTAAGGCTTGCTGTAGTTCAGCCCATTCTTCATTTACTTTGGTAGCAACTTCGCTAGCATTACTCCAATCAAAACCAGCCGCCCCAGCTTTTTCACCTGTGCGAGTAGCCCGAAGCAAGGCAGGGAGGTTGCGCGGAACACCAGCTAAAACACCCTTATCTTTAGGGCGCTCTTTAGCTTTTACAGCTTCCCATCTTTGCAGGGCGCCGTCAGCATCTTTAGCTTTATTATCGCCAAATACATGCGGATGTCGTCTTAGTAGCTTATCAGCAATGCCATCTACTACCGCAGCAATATCAAATTTAGCATCTTCTTGTGCAAGTTCAGCCTGAAACACTACCTGTAAGAGCAAGTCTCCTAATTCTTCACACCACGAAGCTGTATTGCCTGAGTCGATGGCGTCGATAGTCTCATAAGCTTCTTCAATTATGTAAGGTTTTAGGCTAGTTGGTGTTTGTTCGCGGTCCCACGGGCAACCACCAGGAGCGCGCAAGCGTGCCATAATGCGGCAAAGTTTGGTAAATACAGCCCCGGCTTGTTCAAAACGGTCCATAGTGATTTGCTCTAGCACAGAGTTTCAAGAAATTAGCAATAAATAAATTCGCAAAGTTAAACGTCTTATAAATTAACGCTGGCACGAACGTCCCGGGGCGGGTAGCCTTATTAGATTGTACTTCAAACCGCTGGAGGGTTACTCATGAGACGTAACTATTTAAGCTTACCTTTAATGGCAGCATTTATGTTGCAAACAATGGCTTGCGGTAAAGACACTGAAGAAGAAGCGCAAGGCCCAGCACTACCACCTGCAGACAGCATGGAATTGCAAGCTTTTACTGCCGGTGATCAAAGTACTGCGTTAACCATACCGACAGGCACAAAAGTTAATGCTGGAGCTGCCGCTCTTTCTGTTGGCTTAGTTACCTTAGCTATAAACATTGTCCTGATTATCCCCAAAGCTATTTTTGCAGGTGTATTAACCGAAAAACCTAAATATAACGGTGAAGAATGGATATGGAAACATACGTATCCATTACTAGCTTATGATGCTGAGCTACATGGATCAGTAAAAGATAAATTAGAATTAAGTATGCATATGACAGGCCTTAAAGACCAAAACGATTACATCCAAGATTATGTTTGGTATACTGGCAGTCATGGACTTACTAGTGGTACTTGGCAGTTTTATGATCCAGGTACTGAATCAGAGCCTGGGCCAACTGTACCGGTATTGACTATCGATTGGTCACGCGTAAGCGCCACCGAAAAGAAATTAATATTTACCAATACCCGCCCAGATGTGCCTGAAAAAGGCGATACCATCACTTACGAATTAGATGGTAATATCGCCAGCATGGAAATTGTTGATAAGATTGATAATCAAGATGCGACCACAACTTTTACAGTAGTTTGGAGTGTCGCCGATGGTTCGGGTAAAATTGAGAAAAACGATGAAACGTTATGTTGGGATACTTTAGAAAACGACCAAGTTGATATCATATGTCCTGATGACGATTGGCCTGTTCCTTAGAGCAGTTTCCTCTTGAATTGATCTACTGCGACACGAAATACCTGCCTCCATCTGGCGGCCTCGTCGTTTCGCTGCTCGAAATAGGTCCACTATTACTGCGCTGCTCACTCCTCAGGCGCCATCTTCGGCTACGGTCTGTCATGTCTCGCTACGCTCACTTCAAAAGGAAACTGCTCTAATTTCGTTTAATTATTACGTATTTTCAGCGATTATTGGTTTGTTCATTAAAGTTTATCGCGATTATCTCGGTTTAATAAAATTAGTAAAGTACGCACTTTCTTGCTGGGCCGGCACTTGCCATGTTAACACCTTTTTTGGCAGATGATTACGTTTAGCTAACTTAAACGAGCATAATTTGGCATTATGACCAAAAGGTTTGGTAGGACATCATTTTATTTTCTTCCCTGCCAAATTGGCATGGTGTCTATAATTGTAATATTAGTGGCATTTGTTGCGCCTTTATTAATAACAATGACAGCTAAAGTAAGTTTTGCGCAGGCAGGTATTCCTTATTTAGTAAAACCTAAAAAAGAATCTCCTGATATATCCTCTCAACAAAAACCATCAGTAATACCTGCACCAAATAATATAACAGATGATACGATCGAAGCTCCGTCTCATATATTGCCACCAGCAAAAACTAATAAAACTTTAACTCCAGAGCCTAATCAAGGTAAATCACCATCATTTTTTGCAGATTTATGGTCACGCAGACGCGCTGCGTTGTCGCGTGGTGACTACCGAGAAGCTACTAGAATTCTTGTCTCAATTATTAACGCTAAGAATGCCTCAGGATGGCCTGATTTTTTTACTTATGGTATTGCCTTGGTTCAAGAAGCTAAGCGATCACTTGCAAGCGGTCAGCCAAACAAGGCTATTAATATAGCTAAAGGAGCAACTTTATTAGCTCCACATTTACCAGCAACTCATTTCATTTACGGCCAGGCTGCTTGGGCATCCTCTGAAGGTAGTTTTACTGATGTTATCACATCTTATTTGCAAGGCTTATATATCACTATTAGTGAACCGCCACTGATACGCATACATTTAGGCAATTTCTTTTTATCTTTATCTACTGCAATACTTTTAGTCGCTGGCGTACTGACAATAATTTCTTTATATCGATATAGCCGTCTGTTTTTTCATGACCTACAGCACATTTTACCGCGCTCGGCCTTTAGGATCCATAGAGTATTATTAGGCTTATTATTATTGCTTGCACCAATATTGCTTAGGCTAGGGATAT
The window above is part of the Deltaproteobacteria bacterium genome. Proteins encoded here:
- a CDS encoding exopolysaccharide biosynthesis protein, which produces MITHYKNTSQRLSQRLTELVVLIEDKQSQIQLDFLLDLLGERCHALFIFILVIPFLQPIPLPGVSTAFGLAIALLGVQLTLEKKPWLPHWLRKRQLSTERIVKIFAAGKNIFLRFEKVIRPRLQILHAHPIWQRITGIVITIAGLLLAIPLPIPISNFLPALIVALLSIGILEEDGLLIIWGFIAFVFCLAFFVMLVLLPYLGWQYGKDFL
- a CDS encoding bifunctional (p)ppGpp synthetase/guanosine-3',5'-bis(diphosphate) 3'-pyrophosphohydrolase; this encodes MPLLAEDTMYSERMDDALTFAAATFRNITRKDGATAYLWHLLAVASMVGEAGGDEDQVIAGILHDYLEDIDGGSSAILATRFGPKVVDYVEALSDCTTRPKPPWRERKEGHIARMREASDEIKLIALCDKIDNARATLRDYRAIGDAVWERFNAPKAETLWYYRAVYAAIATTLKHPMLAELDELVKALHQATGTSF
- the prmA gene encoding 50S ribosomal protein L11 methyltransferase, with product MNSETANDSWWQVDVIVPDALVDDIGALFIEAGALGCEQLSTNLPPPAFNTQDSVQIPTTPQNYSTLRLCFADEMTRDEIAALTLNTLTSIGVSDIPNMSISKRNDTDWATRWQEHFPPLQIGKRVVIIPSWEKDFQPRTESLPVILDPGLAFGTGQHATTALCVELIEAGLDNAVGQKIELLDVGCGSGILAIVAAILGCQKVIAIDNDPTAVKVAYENIMQNGVGHIIETSEQPLMQITGTFNWVVANILAQTLIELAMPLVSHTEHDGSLVLSGILHNQENEVLDAIAKATVKQNRNLPQVVMRLQRDEWVALQLRL
- a CDS encoding peptide chain release factor 3 — translated: MSSVAVESQKRRTFAIISHPDAGKTTVTEKLLLYAGAIHLAGSVKARKNSRHAISDWMKMEQERGISVTSSVLQFGYKQAALNLLDTPGHADFSEDTYRTLAAVDSAIMLIDHAKGVEARTLRLFEVCRMRKLPVVTFMNKLDREGRDPLDLLDDVSKSLNIEVAPLNWPIGNGRDFKGVIDIRSQIVHLFAADSHGSTIAKVTTLPFVESEKLIGTRLFDETSEQLELLAAAGTAYNRDSFMAGEVSPVFWGSALTNFGVGPLLDFIAAHAAPPAARIAEDGNVINPNDERFSGFIFKIQANMNPRHRDRIAFLRVVSGRFSRGMETVLGRSGDKLKLAKPHSFMAQERSIVDEAWPGDIVGLYDSGQLRIGDTLCEGAQFSFSGIPRFAPEYFAQLVVRDAMKRKAVDSGLSQLSHEGVIQLFYNSISRQEPYLGAVGQLQFEVLKERLKNEYGADVAYRSSPYRWVRWIGGEPEGLKWLKARRDYAIMQDRNGRPVLLAESQFSINYALENAPGLVLYDIEPL
- the mazG gene encoding nucleoside triphosphate pyrophosphohydrolase; translated protein: MDRFEQAGAVFTKLCRIMARLRAPGGCPWDREQTPTSLKPYIIEEAYETIDAIDSGNTASWCEELGDLLLQVVFQAELAQEDAKFDIAAVVDGIADKLLRRHPHVFGDNKAKDADGALQRWEAVKAKERPKDKGVLAGVPRNLPALLRATRTGEKAGAAGFDWSNASEVATKVNEEWAELQQALTLNDKNAVTDEFGDLLFTMVNLSRRLGVDAETALQQATNKFQSRFEHMEQELRQQGRSPRDAKLEELEKLWQQAKKAVKKN